In Elaeis guineensis isolate ETL-2024a chromosome 1, EG11, whole genome shotgun sequence, a genomic segment contains:
- the LOC105039105 gene encoding putative transcription elongation factor SPT5 homolog 1, which yields MARGGHGDEDEEFDEVEEEYDEELEDEEEDDGKVGRKRSRSQFIDDTAVEDDEEEEEDDDEDEEFGDDNRRGRRQKRRSGSEFLDLEAAVDSDEEEEEEEGEDDFINDAGADIPDEDEGRRVHHPSILMPEDQEDVDEMERQVYERYAKSSHIEYAEDATDVEQQALLPSVKDPKLWMVKCAIGRERETAICLMQKFIDRSDLQIRSAVALDHLKNYIYVEAEKEAHVKEACKGLRNIYSSAKVMLVPIKEMTDVLSVESKTVDLSRDTWVRMKLGIYKGDLAKVVDVDNVRQKVIVKLIPRIDLQALANKLEGREVPKKKTFVPPPRFFNIDEAREMHIRVERRRDKDTGEYFEMVDGLMFKDGFLYKTVSIRSISSQNIQPTFDELEKFRKPGDDADGDVASLSTLFANRKKGHFMKGDAVIVVRGDLKNLMGWVEKVEDDTVHIRPKMSGLPKTLAFNEKELCKYFKPGDHVKVVSGVQEGATGMVVKVEGHVLIIISDTTKEDIRVFADHVVESSEITTGVTRIGDYELHDLVLLDNMSFGVIIRVESEALQVLKGVPDRPEVVLVKLREIKSKIERRINAKDRSNNIVSVKDVVRVVEGPCKGKQGPVEHIHKGILFIYDRHHLEHAGFICAKAQSCIIVGGSHGNHDRKGLDPFDSRFGGLRSSQFLQSPRRLPPRGPPIDFGGRGRGGRGHDSLVNKCIKIKSGPMKGYRGRVKEVTGPLVRVELDSQMKIVTVKREDIADTNTIATPFRESRYGMGSETPMHPSRTPLHPMQTPMRDPGATPLHDSMRTPMRDRAWAPMSPARDGWEDGNPGTWGISPQYQPATPPARSYEAPTPGSGWANTPGGYSEAATPRESSYGSAPSPYLPSTPGGQPMTPSSASYLPGTPGGQPMTPGNVGLDIMSPTIGGEEGNWFMPDILVNILRPGEDSNVGIIREVLMDGSCKVTLESAGNKEIVTALPSELEVVRPRKSDKIKIMNGSLRGVTGKLIGIDGSDGIVKLDDTYEVKILDMVILAKLAT from the exons ATGGCGCGCGGTGGCCACGGCGACGAAGACGAGGAGTTcgacgaggtggaggaggagtaTGACGAGGAGCTGGAGGacgaggaggaggacgacgggAAGGTGGGCAGGAAGCGGAGCAGATCCCAGTTCATCGACGATACCGCCGTGGAGGACgacgaagaagaggaagaagacgaCGATGAGGATGAGGAGTTCGGCGATGATAACCGCCGGGGCCGGAGGCAGAAGAGGCGCTCCGGTTCGGAGTTCTTGGATCTCGAAGCGGCCGTGGATAgtgacgaggaggaggaggaagaagaaggagaagatg ATTTTATAAATGATGCTGGAGCTGACATCCCTGATGAGGATGAAGGCAGAAGGGTGCATCATCCATCAATTCTAATGCCAGAGGATCAAGAAGATGTTGATGAGATGGAGAGACAGGTCTATGAAAGATATGCAAAATCAAGCCATATAGAATATGCTGAGGATGCCACTGATGTTGAACAACAAGCTCTATTGCCATCAGTCAAGGATCCAAAATTGTGGATGGTGAAATGTGCG ATTGGTCGTGAGCGTGAAACAGCTATATGCCTCATGCAAAAATTTATAGATAGGTCAGATCTCCAGATCAGGTCAGCTGTTGCATTGGACCATCTTAAAAACTATATATATGTTGAAGCAGAGAAAGAAGCTCATGTTAAAGAG GCTTGCAAAGGTTTACGGAATATATACTCGTCAGCAAAGGTGATGCTTGTACCAATAAAAGAAATGACTGATGTTCTATCAGTTGAAAGCAAAACTGTCGATCTCTCTAGGGACACATGGGTTCGGATGAAGCTTGGCATCTATAAAGGAGATCTTGCTAAG GTTGTTGATGTTGATAATGTACGCCAGAAAGTGATAGTCAAACTAATCCCAAGAATTGATTTACAAGCCCTTGCTAATAAATTG GAAGGTAGGGAGGTTCCAAAGAAGAAGACATTTGTTCCTCCACCACGCTTTTTTAACATTGATGAAGCAAG GGAGATGCATATCCGTGTTGAGCGTAGGAGGGACAAAGATACTGGTGAATACTTTGAGATGGTTGATGGATTGATGTTCAAAGATGGATTTCTGTACAAAACAGTGTCCATAAGATCAATAAGTTCACAAAACATACAGCCAACTTTTGATGAACTTGAGAAATTCCGGAAGCCTGGGGATGATGCTGATGGGGATGTAGCTAGTTTATCTACTTTATTTGCAAACAGGAAGAAGGGCCATTTCATGAAAGGTGATGCTGTTATAGTTGTTCGTGGAGATCTCAAAAATCTGATGGGATGGGTTGAGAAAGTAGAGGATGATACAGTCCATATCAGACCAAAGATGTCAGGGTTGCCT AAAACGTTGGCTTTTAATGAAAAGGAACTATGCAAATATTTTAAACCAGGAGACCATGTAAAAGTGGTCTCTGGTGTTCAAGAAGGTGCAACTGGTATGGTGGTAAAAGTTGAGGGCCATGTTTTGATCATCATATCAGACACTACAAAAGAAGAT ATCCGGGTTTTTGCGGATCATGTTGTGGAGAGTTCTGAAATAACCACTGGGGTCACAAGAATTGGGGATTATGAGTTACATGATCTCGTGCTTCTGGA CAATATGTCCTTTGGTGTAATTATACGTGTGGAAAGTGAAGCACTTCAG GTGCTCAAAGGTGTACCCGATAGACCTGAGGTTGTGCTTGTTAAATTGAGAGAAATAAAAAGTAAGATTGAACGACGAATTAATGCCAAAGATCGATCAAACAATATAGTGTCAGTCAAGGATGTTGTGAGGGTTGTTGAGGGACCTTGCAAG GGGAAGCAAGGTCCTGTTGAACACATACATAAAGGGATCTTGTTCATCTATGATCGCCATCATCTTGAGCATGCTGGTTTTATCTGTGCAAAAGCTCAGTCGTGTATAATTGTAGGTGGATCACATGGGAATCATGACAGAAAG GGTCTAGATCCTTTTGACTCAAGATTTGGTGGTTTGAGATCATCCCAGTTTCTTCAGTCCCCAAGAAGACTGCCTCCTAGAGGACCTCCTATAGACT TTGGGGGACGAGGCAGAGGTGGAAGAGGACATGATTCCTTAGTGAATAAatgtattaaaattaaatctggtcCCATGAAGGGATATCGTGGCAGGGTTAAAGAGGTTACAGGTCCCTTGGTGCGGGTGGAGCTGGATTCACAGATGAAAATTGTTACAG TTAAGAGAGAGGATATTGCAGATACTAATACTATAGCAACTCCATTCCG TGAATCTCGATATGGTATGGGTAGTGAAACACCAATGCATCCATCACGGACACCACTGCATCCAATGCAGACTCCAATGAGAGATCCTGGAG ccACACCTTTACATGATAGCATGAGAACGCCAATGCGTGATCGGGCCTGGGCTCCAATGAGCCCTGCAAG GGATGGCTGGGAAGATGGAAACCCTGGCACTTGGGGAATCAGTCCACAATATCAG CCAGCAACTCCACCTGCCCGGTCATATGAAGCACCTACTCCTGGTTCAGGTTGGGCCAACACTCCAGGTGGTTATAGTGAAGCTGCAACACCAAGGGAAAGCAGCTATG GAAGTGCACCAAGCCCTTACTTACCATCGACACCTGGCGGACAGCCAATGACCCCAAGTTCTGCATCTTATCTTCCCGGTACTCCTGGTGGACAGCCCATGACACCTGGAAATGTTGGGCTGGATATTATGTCTCCAACAATAG GTGGGGAAGAAGGCAATTGGTTCATGCCTGACATTTTGGTGAACATTCTAAGGCCTGGTGAGGATTCTAATGTTGGAATCATCCGAGAGGTGCTGATG GATGGATCATGCAAGGTTACCCTTGAGTCAGCAGGAAACAAAGAGATTGTGACTGCACTTCCGTCGGAGTTGGAGGTGGTGCGGCCGAGGAAATCTGACAAAATCAAGATCATGAATGGTTCACTCCGTGGAGTCACTGGAAAACTCATAGGCATTGATGGTTCTGATGGAATAgtgaaattagatgacacctatGAAGTCAAAATATTGGACATGGTTATTCTTGCTAAATTAGCAACATAG